Proteins co-encoded in one Pocillopora verrucosa isolate sample1 chromosome 1, ASM3666991v2, whole genome shotgun sequence genomic window:
- the LOC131788228 gene encoding phenazine O-methyltransferase PhzM-like, with product MAEGTFLEEKLISSMFSGIWKSRCLSVLVSLGVPELLCNSVTPVSIQEIAERTGCHTGEKIYKVLRTMAQWGIEEELIEKHFKANRAMELLRRDKGPSLGHMVGYYASDEVWAAMLAFPQAVKDGGDTAFELAHAMNLYDYMYRAEELEYSPPTKSEDIASDMGTKQRRSEFAHNYDRAMSMLSQMELDSAQPTLFSVYPWVKCERIMDIGGGEGQFLSQILKLPGCEHIKGVLFDFPDVVERAKLFLAKENVPDHRVTLLKGDILDGIPKCKEVDTIIVKNLFVIFTEDEMVKVLENCRQVLAAHGKFIIVNSCNPEARDTEHNVTKTGLHLGFRGIHIMAMSKMGHFRTKSEWLNLIDRLCKKVAFRLNAVYETGDGPTLFELLTCE from the coding sequence ATGGCCGAAGGAACTTTCCTAGAAGAGAAACTTATTTCATCCATGTTCTCAGGAATATGGAAGAGCCGCTGCTTGAGTGTTCTGGTATCATTAGGTGTCCCAGAATTGCTGTGTAACTCGGTCACTCCTGTCAGTATTCAAGAGATCGCTGAGCGAACTGGCTGCCACACAGGTGAAAAGATCTACAAGGTTTTGAGAACCATGGCTCAGTGGGGAATTGAGGAGGAATTAATCGAGAAACACTTTAAGGCCAATCGAGCCATGGAGTTGCTGAGGAGAGACAAAGGACCGAGTCTTGGCCATATGGTTGGATACTACGCAAGTGATGAAGTTTGGGCCGCCATGTTGGCTTTTCCACAGGCAGTCAAGGATGGCGGCGATACAGCGTTTGAACTTGCTCATGCGATGAATCTGTATGACTACATGTACAGAGCTGAGGAACTGGAGTATTCTCCTCCCACGAAGTCAGAAGATATAGCTTCTGACATGGGTACGAAACAGAGGAGATCGGAATTCGCACACAATTACGATCGCGCAATGAGCATGTTGTCCCAGATGGAATTGGACAGCGCGCAGCCAACTTTGTTTTCAGTATACCCCTGGGTCAAGTGCGAACGAATCATGGACAtcgggggaggggagggtcagTTTTTATCGCAGATTCTTAAACTGCCAGGCTGTGAACATATTAAAGGAGTATTATTTGACTTTCCCGATGTAGTCGAGCGTGCTAAATTGTTCCTAGCCAAAGAAAATGTACCAGATCACAGAGTGACATTGCTGAAAGGAGACATCCTGGATGGAATTCCGAAGTGCAAAGAGGTAGATACAATcattgtgaaaaatttatttgtaatttttacagAAGATGAGATGGtaaaagttttggaaaactGTCGTCAAGTTCTTGCTGCACATGGcaaatttattattgttaacAGTTGCAACCCTGAAGCTAGAGATACGGAGCATAATGTTACCAAAACTGGTTTACATCTGGGTTTTCGTGGCATTCACATCATGGCGATGAGTAAGATGGGACATTTCAGAACGAAGAGTGAGTGGCTGAACTTGATTGACAGGTTATGCAAGAAAGTAGCTTTTCGACTAAACGCAGTCTATGAGACTGGTGATGGTCCTACATTGTTTGAGCTGCTAACTTGCGAATAg
- the LOC131788182 gene encoding protein lin-54 homolog isoform X2, which translates to MEKIITVKQEPIDDAYPTPLSTTTTTTKTTASTTSITTAAQNVTTKTTAVVTIPSGTVVTGTGPVTTVPASEPQIFFIQPKPEVQKQQCAGTQATTIATTVARTITTATQSKPPLVVISGSPIKLTPLSRGGAALTGAQTNSSSTGNITCTLVHVQPFTNKQHIAPKTGSSPSKQTIPVQLQKLVPISVATSSLTKVQTGTAPQFTIAAPAGSVSGMRHIAPKVNLVSAVPTGQAVQLTTPTVQVRNIAPAVEKTAQVPQQLAPKPVQTQVASSGQQQRLIVPALPSTLPQIATTGASGSLQFPHGVISGGVVYLPQQALASGGFPIAVPLQANAINTQAQGGMTVNGSPESSPPNRPRKPCNCTKSQCLKLYCDCFANGEFCSNCNCVNCSNNMDHEKERSKAIKACLERNPQAFHPKIGKGRGDSDRRHNKGCHCKRSGCLKNYCECYEAKILCTNLCKCTGCKNFEESPERKTLMHLADAAEVRVKQQNAARTKLESQIEDLPSRPTFLTNSGERLPFSFVTDEVVQVTCQCLLEQASEAENLGQSQAEIEKMILEEFGRCLLQIIHTANGTKE; encoded by the exons ATGGAGAAAATAATTACAGTTAAGCAAGAACCTATTGATGATGCATATCCAACACCACTatcaaccacaacaacaacaacaaaaacaacagcatcAACTACCAGTATCACAACAGCAGCACAGAATGTAACCACAAAAACCACAGCTGTGGTCACCATACCTTCAGGAACGGTGGTAACAGGAACAGGACCTGTAACAACTGTGCCTGCATCAGAAcctcaaatatttttcatacagCCCAAACCAGAAGTTCAGAAACAGCAATGTGCTGGTACACAAG CTACTACTATAGCAACAACAGTGGCAAGGACGATTACAACAGCTACCCAGTCAAAGCCTCCCTTAGTAGTCATTTCTGGTAGTCCCATTAAGCTGACACCCTTATCAAGAGGAGGTGCAGCTCTTACAGGTGCACAGACAAACTCCAGTTCCACTGGCAATATAACATGCACTTTAGTTCATGTACAGCCATTTACAAATAAACAGCACATTGCTCCTAAAACAGGAAGTTCTCCAAGCAAGCAAACTATTCCAGTGCAGCTCCAAAAATTGGTCCCCATTAGTGTTGCAACTTCATCTTTGACAAAGGTACAAACAGGCACGGCCCCTCAGTTCACAATAGCTGCACCTGCTGGGTCTGTCTCTGGCATGCGGCACATTGCTCCCAAAGTGAACCTTGTATCAGCAGTTCCAACAGGACAGGCTGTTCAATTAACAACACCTACAGTGCAAGTCAGAAACATTGCTCCTGCTGTGGAGAAGACTGCTCAAGTTCCTCAGCAG CTGGCACCAAAGCCAGTCCAGACTCAAGTAGCCAGCAGTGGTCAGCAACAAAGACTCATTGTCCCAGCCTTACCTTCTACATTACCTCAGATAGCAACAACAGGAGCTTCAGGCAGCCTTCAGTTTCCCCATGGTGTAATTAGTGGTGGGGTAGTTTATCTCCCTCAG CAAGCTCTTGCTTCTGGAGGTTTTCCTATTGCAGTACCTTTACAGGCTAATGCCATTAATACTCAAGCACAAGGAGGAATGACTGTTAATGG TTCTCCTGAATCATCACCTCCCAACAGACCTCGGAAGCCTTGTAACTGCACAAAGTCACAATGTCTTAAATT GTACTGTGATTGTTTTGCAAATGGAGAATTCTGTAGCAATTGTAATTGTGTCAATTGCTCTAACAATATGGACCATGAAAAGGAGAGGAGCAAGGCTATTAAG GCTTGTTTGGAGAGGAATCCTCAAGCTTTTCACCCTAAAATTGGTAAAGGAAGG GGTGATTCTGATAGGCGGCATAACAAAG GTTGTCATTGTAAGCGTTCAGGATGCCTCAAGAACTACTGTGAATGTTATGAG GCCAAGATTTTGTGTACAAATCTTTGTAAATGCACAGGATGTAAGAATTTTGAGGAAAGTCCCGAGAGGAAAACTCTCATGCACTTAGCAGATGCTGCAG AGGTTCGTGTAAAGCAACAGAATGCTGCCCGGACCAAGTTGGAATCTCAAATAGAAGACCTCCCATCCCGCCCAACTTTCTTAACAAACTCTGGAGAAAG actTCCCTTCTCGTTTGTAACAGATGAAGTAGTACAAGTAACCTGTCAGTGTCTCCTGGAGCAAGCCTCAGAGGCAGAAAAT CTGGGACAGTCCCAGGCAGAGATAGAAAAAATGATTCTAGAAGAATTTGGCCGGTGCTTGCTGCAGATTATCCACACGGCGAATGGGACGaaag AATGA
- the LOC131788217 gene encoding peroxiredoxin-like 2A produces MAWLLGASGIALVASYVYSNWDWYKNSARPDLAYLKAIKLKTLDGLGRELMASDLWQNSGAVIMVVRRPGUNLCREEASELSSLKPELDQRGVNLVGVVHEEMGVKEFQPYLNSTIYLDEEKKFYGPEQRWMFLTGLLRPSVWKSAFRARGKGIEGNLKGEGRLLGGVFVVGPGEQGILLDHKEKEFGDKADLQAVRDAVLKIKSSN; encoded by the exons ATGGCTTGGCTTCTCGGTGCTAGTGGAATAGCACTTGTTGCGAGTTATGTTTATTCAAACTGGGACTGGTACAAGAACAGTGCAAGGCCTGATTTAGCTTATTTGAAAGCCATTAAACTCAAGACTTTAGATGGATTAGGAAGAGAACTGATGGCATCTGACCTTTGGCAAAATAGTGGAGCAGTCATAATGGTGGTGCGACGACCAGGATGAAACTTGTGCAGGGAG GAAGCCTCAGAGCTGTCCTCTCTGAAACCTGAACTGGACCAGAGGGGTGTAAACCTTGTGGGTGTGGTTCATGAAGAaatgggagtgaaagagtttcAGCCATATCTAAATTCTACAATTTACCTTGATGAAGAG AAAAAGTTTTATGGTCCTGAACAACGGTGGATGTTTCTTACTG gaTTGTTACGACCAAGTGTGTGGAAGTCAGCATTTCGAGCCAGAGGCAAGGGAATTGAGGGCAACCTTAAAGGAGAGGGACGCCTCTTGGGTGGTGTCTTTGTTGTAGGACCTGGAGAGCAAGGCATATTACTTGAtcataaagaaaaagagtttGGTGATAAAGCTGACCTTCAAGCTGTTAGAGATGcagttttgaaaataaagtcaaGTAACTAG
- the LOC131788182 gene encoding protein lin-54 homolog isoform X1, translated as MEKIITVKQEPIDDAYPTPLSTTTTTTKTTASTTSITTAAQNVTTKTTAVVTIPSGTVVTGTGPVTTVPASEPQIFFIQPKPEVQKQQCAGTQATTIATTVARTITTATQSKPPLVVISGSPIKLTPLSRGGAALTGAQTNSSSTGNITCTLVHVQPFTNKQHIAPKTGSSPSKQTIPVQLQKLVPISVATSSLTKVQTGTAPQFTIAAPAGSVSGMRHIAPKVNLVSAVPTGQAVQLTTPTVQVRNIAPAVEKTAQVPQQLAPKPVQTQVASSGQQQRLIVPALPSTLPQIATTGASGSLQFPHGVISGGVVYLPQQALASGGFPIAVPLQANAINTQAQGGMTVNGSSPESSPPNRPRKPCNCTKSQCLKLYCDCFANGEFCSNCNCVNCSNNMDHEKERSKAIKACLERNPQAFHPKIGKGRGDSDRRHNKGCHCKRSGCLKNYCECYEAKILCTNLCKCTGCKNFEESPERKTLMHLADAAEVRVKQQNAARTKLESQIEDLPSRPTFLTNSGERLPFSFVTDEVVQVTCQCLLEQASEAENLGQSQAEIEKMILEEFGRCLLQIIHTANGTKE; from the exons ATGGAGAAAATAATTACAGTTAAGCAAGAACCTATTGATGATGCATATCCAACACCACTatcaaccacaacaacaacaacaaaaacaacagcatcAACTACCAGTATCACAACAGCAGCACAGAATGTAACCACAAAAACCACAGCTGTGGTCACCATACCTTCAGGAACGGTGGTAACAGGAACAGGACCTGTAACAACTGTGCCTGCATCAGAAcctcaaatatttttcatacagCCCAAACCAGAAGTTCAGAAACAGCAATGTGCTGGTACACAAG CTACTACTATAGCAACAACAGTGGCAAGGACGATTACAACAGCTACCCAGTCAAAGCCTCCCTTAGTAGTCATTTCTGGTAGTCCCATTAAGCTGACACCCTTATCAAGAGGAGGTGCAGCTCTTACAGGTGCACAGACAAACTCCAGTTCCACTGGCAATATAACATGCACTTTAGTTCATGTACAGCCATTTACAAATAAACAGCACATTGCTCCTAAAACAGGAAGTTCTCCAAGCAAGCAAACTATTCCAGTGCAGCTCCAAAAATTGGTCCCCATTAGTGTTGCAACTTCATCTTTGACAAAGGTACAAACAGGCACGGCCCCTCAGTTCACAATAGCTGCACCTGCTGGGTCTGTCTCTGGCATGCGGCACATTGCTCCCAAAGTGAACCTTGTATCAGCAGTTCCAACAGGACAGGCTGTTCAATTAACAACACCTACAGTGCAAGTCAGAAACATTGCTCCTGCTGTGGAGAAGACTGCTCAAGTTCCTCAGCAG CTGGCACCAAAGCCAGTCCAGACTCAAGTAGCCAGCAGTGGTCAGCAACAAAGACTCATTGTCCCAGCCTTACCTTCTACATTACCTCAGATAGCAACAACAGGAGCTTCAGGCAGCCTTCAGTTTCCCCATGGTGTAATTAGTGGTGGGGTAGTTTATCTCCCTCAG CAAGCTCTTGCTTCTGGAGGTTTTCCTATTGCAGTACCTTTACAGGCTAATGCCATTAATACTCAAGCACAAGGAGGAATGACTGTTAATGG CAGTTCTCCTGAATCATCACCTCCCAACAGACCTCGGAAGCCTTGTAACTGCACAAAGTCACAATGTCTTAAATT GTACTGTGATTGTTTTGCAAATGGAGAATTCTGTAGCAATTGTAATTGTGTCAATTGCTCTAACAATATGGACCATGAAAAGGAGAGGAGCAAGGCTATTAAG GCTTGTTTGGAGAGGAATCCTCAAGCTTTTCACCCTAAAATTGGTAAAGGAAGG GGTGATTCTGATAGGCGGCATAACAAAG GTTGTCATTGTAAGCGTTCAGGATGCCTCAAGAACTACTGTGAATGTTATGAG GCCAAGATTTTGTGTACAAATCTTTGTAAATGCACAGGATGTAAGAATTTTGAGGAAAGTCCCGAGAGGAAAACTCTCATGCACTTAGCAGATGCTGCAG AGGTTCGTGTAAAGCAACAGAATGCTGCCCGGACCAAGTTGGAATCTCAAATAGAAGACCTCCCATCCCGCCCAACTTTCTTAACAAACTCTGGAGAAAG actTCCCTTCTCGTTTGTAACAGATGAAGTAGTACAAGTAACCTGTCAGTGTCTCCTGGAGCAAGCCTCAGAGGCAGAAAAT CTGGGACAGTCCCAGGCAGAGATAGAAAAAATGATTCTAGAAGAATTTGGCCGGTGCTTGCTGCAGATTATCCACACGGCGAATGGGACGaaag AATGA
- the LOC131788202 gene encoding actin-related protein 6-like, with amino-acid sequence MVALVLDNGASLAKVGFNTTDSPRLIPNCIFKAKSERRKLFIGDQLEECKDYSGLFYLLPFQKGFLVNWDVEKQIWDYMFGKEVMKVDFPETTILMTEPHFNFTSIKDATDEILFEEYNFKALCRISAAQLSAFKCHKEEVDKRLISLVVDTGYSFTHIVPVFNGKILKKGIKRINVGGKLLTNHLKEILSYRQLHVLDETYVINQVKEDTCYVSDDFYRDMSIARLKGAKNTVVRDYVLPDYTHLKRGYVKSATEMWLGTKKENEQILRMNNERFAVPELLFHPSDIGIQEMGIPEAIIHSIEQLPVEMQPHCYMNILLTGGCSLFPGMKERVFSEVRSLAPYDVDVAVHCPSRPVTHAWEGGAALSKTDVFVGKMCVTKAEYDEHGKNICREKFDS; translated from the exons ATGGTGGCTCTAGTGCTAGATAATGGCGCCAGTTTAGCTAAAGTCGGATTTAATACAACTGATAGTCCAAG GCTTATACCGAACTGTATTTTCAAAGCGAAGAGCGAACGCCGAAAGTTGTTTATTGGCGATCAACTCGAAGAGTGTAAAGATTATTCCGGATTATTTTACCTCCTCCCTTTTCAAAAGGGATTCCTAGTGAACTGGGATGTAGAGAAGCAGATATGGGATTACATGTTTGGCAAAGAAGTTATGAAG GTTGACTTTCCTGAAACAACCATTTTGATGACTGAACCACACTTCAACTTTACCTCTATCAAG GATGCTACAgatgaaattttgtttgaagaatataatttcaaagcTCTTTGCCGAATATCAG CTGCCCAATTGAGTGCTTTCAAATGTCACAAAGAAGAAGTGGACAAACGTCTGATATCCCTGGTTGTAGATACTGGATATTCCTTCACACACATTGTGCCTGTTTTTAATGGCAAAATATTGAAGAAAGGGATAAAAAg GATTAATGTTGGGGGAAAGTTGTTGACCAACCATCTAAAGGAAATCTTATCTTACAG GCAACTTCATGTGTTAGATGAAACATATGTCATTAATCAG GTTAAAGAGGACACTTGTTATGTATCAGATGACTTTTACAGAGATATGAGTATTGCTAG GCTAAAAGGTGCCAAGAACACAGTTGTGAGGGATTATGTGTTGCCTGACTACACCCATTTGAAGCGAGGTTATGTTAAG TCAGCAACAGAGATGTGGCTtggaacaaagaaagaaaatgaacag ATCTTACGAATGAACAATGAAAGATTTGCTGTTCCAGAGCTGTTGTTTCATCCATCTGATATAG GAATCCAGGAAATGGGAATACCAGAGGCAATTATTCATTCCATAGAACAGTTGCCAGTAG AAATGCAGCCTCACTGTTATATGAACATACTTTTGACTGGAGGATGTTCACTGTTCCCAGGAATGAAAGAAAGAGT cTTCTCTGAGGTTCGATCACTTGCTCCTTATGATGTAGACGTTGCGGTTCATTGCCCATCAAG GCCTGTGACACATGCTTGGGAGGGTGGAGCAGCTCTGTCAAAGACGGACGTGTTTGTTGGCAAGATGTGCGTGACCAAAGCCGAGTATGATGAACACGGAAAGAACATCTGCAGAGAAAAATTTGATTCTTGA